A window of Pedococcus badiiscoriae genomic DNA:
AGCGTGCCGATGACGACGGAGCAGCCGGACCCCTGCGGAGTCAGCTGGGCGACGTCCATGTGGTCGTTGGTGGTGCGGTGGTCGAGGTGGAAGCCGACCTTGTCGCGGTAGAACTCGATGGCCGAGGTGAGGTCGGAGACGGGCAGGATGACGACTTCGAGGGTCCAGTCCATGGCGCCCATCCTGCCGGGCGGCCGTCAGTGGGGGAAGGACGTCTGCGCGGGGCGCTCGAGGTCGTCGCGGTGGGCGCGGATCAGGTCGAGGTTGCGGTCGCGCAGGTGGTCGAAACCCTGGCCGATGTTCGAGCCGGGCGTGAGGGACGACAGGGCGGTCGCCGGGTCGAGCACGGCCGAGACCCAGCCCTCGTGCGAGGCGGCCTTGGCGGCGATGTGCGCGGTGGGTGTCACGATGTGCGAGTTCCCGAAGTAGAGCACCCCGGCCGGGTCGGTCCCGGTGGCGTTGGCGCCGATGACGAAGACGTGGTTGTCGTAGGCGCGCGCCCGCGACGTCAGCTCCCAGATGTCGGCCGACCGGAGCAGCGCGCTGGGTCGGCAGATGACCTCCGCGCCCTGCACCGCCTGGATCCGCGACAGCTCGGGGTAGTCGCCGTCGAAGCAGATGATCATGCCGATCCTGCCCAGGTCGGTGTCGCAGACCGTCACCGTGTCGCCGGGCGTGACCCAACCGCCACCGTCAACGTGCTCGGTGCAGAACGGGTGCGTCTTGCGGTAGACCCCGATCACCTCGCCGGACCGGTCGATGAGCACCGAGGAGTTGTAGATGACGCCTCGCTCCGGCCCCCGCTCGTAGGTGCCCAGCACGGCATACACACCGAGGTCGCGGGCCACGGCCTGCACGGGTTCGGTGACCGGCCCCGGGATGTCCGAGACGAGGTCCCAGAGCTCCTCGGTGGTGCAGTCGGGGGTGAACCCGGTGGTCGCCGACTCGGGGAGCACGACGAGCTCGGCCCCGGTCGCGTCGACGCAGCGTCGCGTGAAGTCGACGCACTTGTCCAGGTTCTTGCGCACCGACTCCGGGGACAACGGCCCGGGCACGGGTGCGAGCTGGATGGCAGCCGCCGTGAAAGCGCGCATCAACGTCCTCCGATCGCCCATCCCACGATAACCCCGGCCAGCGCGATCACCCCGCCGGAGACGACACCCCAGGCGTAGGGCCGGCCGGCGAAGGCGGCGGTCGCGGTGCCGACGCCCTCGATGGGTCGCGGACCGCTCGGCACGTCGACCGGCTTGGGCTTCTTGTCCTCCTTGCGGACGCCGGCGATGTCGTCGTCGACGGCCTCGAAGAACTGCCCGGCCATCTTCCTGGTCACCCCGGCGAGCATCCGCTGACCGACACCGCCGATCACCCCACCGACCGCCGCGTCGGCGTCGTAGCCCAGGTCGGTGCCACCGGAGGCAGAAGGCGCGAGGCGGACCACGACATCGGCGTCGACGGTTCCCGGGCCTCCGGCGCCCTGCGCCTTCATCGTGAACTGCTCCGGGTGCCGCGGGTCGAGCAACGCCACCTTGCCCTCGTAGGTGCCCTTGATCGCCGCCACGCCGGCGGTCACGACCATCGCGTACTCGTCGCGGCCCACCTCGGTGAGGGACTCGCAGCCGGGCAGGCAGCGCGCGAGCACCGCGGGGTCGTGGAACGCGTCCCACACCTGTTGGGGGGTCGCCCTGAGGGCGGCCGTTCCGGAGATCTTCATCGTGCCTCCTGCTGCGATGGGTTGTGCCGCGTGCGGGCCAGTGAGGGGATCTCGCCGCGGGCGTGCCGCTGGCGCAGCTCCCACAGCTCGACCGGGGAGATCGGCATCGAGGTGATCGGGAAGCCCTCGGCGTCCTCGATGGCCGAGGCGATGACCGCCGTGACGGGAATGCACCCGGCCTCGCCGGCGCCCTTGATCCCCAACGGGTTCAGGGGCGAGGGGGTCTCGAGGTGGTCAGTCTCGACGAACGGGACCTCGGAGGCGTAGGGCATCAGGAAGTCCATGAACGAGGCGTTGAGCAGCTGCCCGGACTCGTCGTAGACCATCCGCTCGTAGAGGGCCCCGCCCACGCCCTGGGCGACGCCGCCGTGGACCTGGCCCTCGACGATCAGCGGGTTGATCATGGTGCCGCAGTCGTGGATGACGCAGTAGCGCAGGATCCGGATCTCGGCGGTCACCGGGTCGGTCTCGACGATGGCCGCGTGCATGCCGTTCGCGAAGGTGGCCTGGGGCGGGGAGTAGAAGTCCCTGCCCTCCAGGCCGGGCTCGTCGTCGTCCGCCACGGGTGGCTTGCTGAGGTCGGTGTTCCCCGCGAACTGGGTGGCTGCCTTGGCCGCGTCGTCGAAGGCGTAGCGCAGCGGGTTGGACATCACCGAGATCGTGCCCAACGACATCCGGGTGCCCGGGGCGCCCTTGACCTGCACGATGCCGTCGACGATCTCGAGGTCCTCCGCCGAGACCTCCAGGGCGTCCGCCGCGATGCGCAGTGCCTTGGCCCGGACGGCACGCGCCGCCAGGGCGATCGCGTTGCCGCTCGTCACCGCGGCACGGGAGGCGAACGTCCCCACGGCATACGGCATGCGGCGGGTGTCGCCGGTCGTGACGAAGACATCGTCGAGGGGGACACCCAGCTCCTGGGCGACGATCTGGGCGAAGGCGGTCTCGTGCCCCTGGCCCTGCGACGTGAGGCCGGTGGACACGTTGACGCGCCCACTGGTCTCGATCTGGATGTGTCCACCCTCGTAGGGGCCGACCCCGGTGCCCTCGACGTAGCAGCCGATGCCCAGACCGACGCGCCTGCCCTCGGCCTCGGCCTGCGCGCGGTATGCCGCGAAGTCGTCCCAGCCGACGAGTGCCTTCAGCTTGGCCAGGGAGGCGGGGAAGTCGCCCGAGTCGTACTTCAGGGGTCGTCCGTCCTGGAAGAGCAGCCCGTGGTCGTAGGGCATCTCGCTCGGGAGGATGAAGTTGCGCGAACGCACCTCCGCCCGGTCGATCCCGAGACTGTCCGCGATGGCATCCATGGTGCGTTCCATGGCGAAGCAGCCCTGCGGGCGTCCCGCGCCCCGGTAGGGGGTCACGAGCACCGTGTTGGTGTAGAGCGACCAGAACTCGCAGCGGTAGGCGCCCGGCTTGTAGGGACCGAGCAGCTGGGTGCTGGTGATGATCGGCACGATGATGCCGTACGGGGTGTAGGCGCCGTTGTCGTGCCAGAACTTGACGTCAAGGCCGAGGATGCGGCCCTCGTCGTCGAACCCGACCCGGACCTGCTGCAGCTGGCCGCGCTCGTGGGCACTGGAGATGAAGTGCTCGCGTCGGTCCTCGGTCCACTTCACCTCCTGCTCGAGGAGCCTTGCGGCCCAAGGGATCAGGACCTCCTCGGGCCACGGGTGGTTGATCTTGACCCCGAAGCCGCCGCCCACGTCGGGGGCGATGCACTCGACCTTCGCGAGCGGCAGGTCGAGCTTGGCGGCCACGGCGGCCCGCACGCCCGTCGAGGTCTGCGTGGAGGAGAAGATGCGCAGCTCGCCCTTGTCGGTGTCCCAGCGGGCCAGGACGCCCTTGCCCTCCATCGGCATGCAGGCGCTGCGCTCGATGTCGAGCTCCAGCTCGAGGACGTGGGGCGCGGCGTCGATGGCCGCATCGACGTCACCGACCTCCTGGAGCATGCGGCAGGCGACGTTGCCGGGCACGTCCTCGTGGACCAGCGCCGACCCGTCGCGGGCGTTGGCGATCCCCACGACCGGGGTGAGCAGCTCGTAGTCGACCCGGATCCGCTGGCACACGTCCTCGGCGATGTAGCGGTCGCGGGCGACCACCATGACGATCGCCTCCCCGACGTAGTTGACCTCGTCGCGAGCCAGGGCGAACTGCGTGCGCCCGTGGGTGAGGGTGGGGTGGGGGATGAGCAGCGGCAGCGGTTCGCCGACCTTGCCCGGCAGGTCCTCATGGGTCCAGATGCCGACCAGGCCGTCGATCTCGAACGCGTCACTGACGTCGATGTCGAGGATCCGGGCATGGGCGTGCGGGCTGCGCACGAACGCGGCGGCCAGGGCGCCGTGACCCATGTCGTCGAGGTAGCGACCCCCGCCGGTGACCAGGCGCGGGTCCTCCTTGCGTGCCACCCGCGCTCCGAACAGCTGGGTCGTCATGCGGGTCCCGCCGTGGTCTCGGACTTCAGCTCGGCGGCGCGCAGCACGGACTTCACGATGTTCTGGTAACCGGTGCAGCGACACAGGTTGCCCGAGATGGCGTCGCGGGCCTCCTCGGCGGTCGGGTGGGGGTGGTCGTCGAGGTAGGCCGTGATGGTGGTCAGGAACCCGGGGGTGCAGAAGCCGCACTGCAGACCATGGCACTCGGTGAACGCCTGCTGGACCGGACCCATGGAGTCGATGGTGCCGAGCCCCTCGACGGTCGTGATCGCGTGGGCCTGGGCGGTGACCGCGAACATCAGGCAGGAGCGCATGGGCCGGCCGTCGACGAGGACCGTGCAGGCGCCGCAGACCCCGTGCTCGCAGCCGACGTGGGTGCCGGTGAGCCGCAGGTCGTGGCGCAGGAAGTCCGACAGCAGCCGACGGGCCGGAGCCTTGGCATGCCGCGGCACCCCGTTGACGGTGACCGTCAGGTCGAGCAGCTCCTCCGTGGCCGGTTCGCTCATGCTGCTGGTCCTTCCGTGTCGTGCGGGACCGGCTGCGGCGCAACGGAGCTCGCGGCGGCCTCGGTCAGGGTGAGTCGGGCGAGCTCGGCGGCCAGCATGGCGCGGTACTCGGCAGTGGCGTGGATGTCGCCCTCGGGGTCGATGGAATCGCGGACCAGGTCGCCTGCGGCCGACCAGTCCACCGCGGCCGGCTCCAGGCCGGCGAAGACGGAGGTGACGTCGAGGGTGCGGGGCACGTCGGTGACCGACACGAACGACAGGCGGGCGTCCGCGACGACGCCGTCGGTCGTGCGGACCGCAGCGGCCACGCCGGCCATGGCGTAGTCGCCGTGCCGCCGGGCGCGCTCCATGAAGGCCGTGCCGGTGCCCGCCGCGAACCGTCGGAACCGCACCGCGACGGCCAGCTCCTCTGGGGCCAGGGACGTCTCGAGCGCTCCGAGGAAGAAGTCGGCGACGGCGATCTCGCGGGAGCCGGAGGCGGAGACGGCCTCGACCACCCCGTCGGTCAGGGCGAGCATCGCGGGCATCTCGCCGGCCGCGTCGGCGTGGGCGATCGAGCCGACGGTCGTGCCCCGGTTGCGGATGACCGGGTGGGCCACGCAGACCAGCGCCTGGCGCAGCAGCGGCAACGC
This region includes:
- a CDS encoding carbon-nitrogen hydrolase family protein, with the protein product MRAFTAAAIQLAPVPGPLSPESVRKNLDKCVDFTRRCVDATGAELVVLPESATTGFTPDCTTEELWDLVSDIPGPVTEPVQAVARDLGVYAVLGTYERGPERGVIYNSSVLIDRSGEVIGVYRKTHPFCTEHVDGGGWVTPGDTVTVCDTDLGRIGMIICFDGDYPELSRIQAVQGAEVICRPSALLRSADIWELTSRARAYDNHVFVIGANATGTDPAGVLYFGNSHIVTPTAHIAAKAASHEGWVSAVLDPATALSSLTPGSNIGQGFDHLRDRNLDLIRAHRDDLERPAQTSFPH
- a CDS encoding SRPBCC family protein, whose protein sequence is MKISGTAALRATPQQVWDAFHDPAVLARCLPGCESLTEVGRDEYAMVVTAGVAAIKGTYEGKVALLDPRHPEQFTMKAQGAGGPGTVDADVVVRLAPSASGGTDLGYDADAAVGGVIGGVGQRMLAGVTRKMAGQFFEAVDDDIAGVRKEDKKPKPVDVPSGPRPIEGVGTATAAFAGRPYAWGVVSGGVIALAGVIVGWAIGGR
- the cutA gene encoding aerobic carbon-monoxide dehydrogenase large subunit, which produces MTTQLFGARVARKEDPRLVTGGGRYLDDMGHGALAAAFVRSPHAHARILDIDVSDAFEIDGLVGIWTHEDLPGKVGEPLPLLIPHPTLTHGRTQFALARDEVNYVGEAIVMVVARDRYIAEDVCQRIRVDYELLTPVVGIANARDGSALVHEDVPGNVACRMLQEVGDVDAAIDAAPHVLELELDIERSACMPMEGKGVLARWDTDKGELRIFSSTQTSTGVRAAVAAKLDLPLAKVECIAPDVGGGFGVKINHPWPEEVLIPWAARLLEQEVKWTEDRREHFISSAHERGQLQQVRVGFDDEGRILGLDVKFWHDNGAYTPYGIIVPIITSTQLLGPYKPGAYRCEFWSLYTNTVLVTPYRGAGRPQGCFAMERTMDAIADSLGIDRAEVRSRNFILPSEMPYDHGLLFQDGRPLKYDSGDFPASLAKLKALVGWDDFAAYRAQAEAEGRRVGLGIGCYVEGTGVGPYEGGHIQIETSGRVNVSTGLTSQGQGHETAFAQIVAQELGVPLDDVFVTTGDTRRMPYAVGTFASRAAVTSGNAIALAARAVRAKALRIAADALEVSAEDLEIVDGIVQVKGAPGTRMSLGTISVMSNPLRYAFDDAAKAATQFAGNTDLSKPPVADDDEPGLEGRDFYSPPQATFANGMHAAIVETDPVTAEIRILRYCVIHDCGTMINPLIVEGQVHGGVAQGVGGALYERMVYDESGQLLNASFMDFLMPYASEVPFVETDHLETPSPLNPLGIKGAGEAGCIPVTAVIASAIEDAEGFPITSMPISPVELWELRQRHARGEIPSLARTRHNPSQQEAR
- a CDS encoding (2Fe-2S)-binding protein, which gives rise to MSEPATEELLDLTVTVNGVPRHAKAPARRLLSDFLRHDLRLTGTHVGCEHGVCGACTVLVDGRPMRSCLMFAVTAQAHAITTVEGLGTIDSMGPVQQAFTECHGLQCGFCTPGFLTTITAYLDDHPHPTAEEARDAISGNLCRCTGYQNIVKSVLRAAELKSETTAGPA
- a CDS encoding FAD binding domain-containing protein, whose translation is MKPAPFVHHAPRTVAEAVAVLAEVGHDGKVLAGGQSLIPILNMRLASPAHLVDINQVSGLADVVVSDTEVRVGALVRHAQLEHHAQAYAALPLLRQALVCVAHPVIRNRGTTVGSIAHADAAGEMPAMLALTDGVVEAVSASGSREIAVADFFLGALETSLAPEELAVAVRFRRFAAGTGTAFMERARRHGDYAMAGVAAAVRTTDGVVADARLSFVSVTDVPRTLDVTSVFAGLEPAAVDWSAAGDLVRDSIDPEGDIHATAEYRAMLAAELARLTLTEAAASSVAPQPVPHDTEGPAA